GAATGATGATGGATTGGCAAAAATATAAAGCAGCAATTTATAGGGCAAGAAAAGATATTTTAAAGCCTGTTTTAGAGATTGATGAAATTTCTTTAAAGGATTTAGTGGGTATAGAAAAGCAAAAAAAGGCTCTTTTTGAAAATACCTTAAATTTCATAGAAGAAAAAGGGGCAAATCACGCACTTTTATGGGGTGCAAAAGGCACAGGAAAATCAAGTTTAATCAAAGCTATTTTTAATGAATTTAAAGAAAGAAATTTAAGACTTGTTGAAATCGCAAAAGAAGATTTATTTGCTTTAGCAGATATCATTGATGAGCTAAGAAATGAGCCTTTTAAATTTATACTTTATTGTGATGATTTTTCTTTTGAAAAAGATGATGATAGTTATAAATTTTTAAAGCCACTTTTAGAAGGTAGCATTGAAGCTGTGCCAAAAAATATACTCATTTATGCAAGTTCAAATCGTCGTCATTTGCTAAGTGAAAATAAAAGCGATAATGATTATATGCAAGTAAATCACGGCGAACTTCATCAAAGTGATGCGGCTGAAGAAAGACTCAGTTTAAGTGATAGATTTGGACTTTGGCTTAGTTTTTATCAAGGAAGCTTGAGCGAGTATTTAGAAATTGTTGATTTTTATTTTAAAGATATTAAGTGTGATAAAGAACTTTTGCACGCTAAAGCGAAGGAATTTGCAAATTTAAGAGCAAGTAGGGGTGGGCGAACCGCTAAGCAGTTTTATTTGGCTTTTAAGGAGAGTTTTAAATGAATGGGGCTGAAATTTTTGTAAAGCTGATTGATTTAAAGCTTGATTTTGGTGAGTTTGATTGGCTTGAAAATAGAGGACTTAGCGAGTTTGAGCTTTTAATTTCTGTAATTTTGACACAAAATACTAATTGGAATAATGTTTTAAAAGCCTTAGCAAATTTAAAAAACGCACAAATTTCAAATTTAGAACAAATTACTTCTTTGTCAAATTTAGAACTTGCCACACTTATAAAACCAAGCGGATTTTATAATACCAAGGCTAAAAGATTAAAGGGTTTAGTAGAAAATATTTTAAATACTTTTGAAAATTTAGAAAATTTCAAAGAAAGCGTAAGTAGAGAATGGCTTTTAAATATTAAAGGCTTGGGCTATGAGAGTGTTGATAGTATTTTAAATTATTTGTGTAAAAAAGAATTCTTAGTCGTAGATAGCTACACACAAAGACTTAGCTTTTATTTGGGTTATGAATTTGAAAATTATGAAGAATTAAGAGAGTTTTTTGAAAGTGGCATTGAGAATGAAAGTGAAAATTTAAATAAACTTTTGGGTAAAAATTACGAGCTTTATGAGCTTTATCAAATTTTTCACGCCCAAATCATTGC
This genomic interval from Campylobacter sp. CCS1377 contains the following:
- a CDS encoding ATP-binding protein, translating into MDWQKYKAAIYRARKDILKPVLEIDEISLKDLVGIEKQKKALFENTLNFIEEKGANHALLWGAKGTGKSSLIKAIFNEFKERNLRLVEIAKEDLFALADIIDELRNEPFKFILYCDDFSFEKDDDSYKFLKPLLEGSIEAVPKNILIYASSNRRHLLSENKSDNDYMQVNHGELHQSDAAEERLSLSDRFGLWLSFYQGSLSEYLEIVDFYFKDIKCDKELLHAKAKEFANLRASRGGRTAKQFYLAFKESFK
- a CDS encoding 3-methyladenine DNA glycosylase, whose translation is MNGAEIFVKLIDLKLDFGEFDWLENRGLSEFELLISVILTQNTNWNNVLKALANLKNAQISNLEQITSLSNLELATLIKPSGFYNTKAKRLKGLVENILNTFENLENFKESVSREWLLNIKGLGYESVDSILNYLCKKEFLVVDSYTQRLSFYLGYEFENYEELREFFESGIENESENLNKLLGKNYELYELYQIFHAQIIAFGKIAFKGAKLSNQGKELIKILKEEK